One part of the Methylobacterium mesophilicum SR1.6/6 genome encodes these proteins:
- a CDS encoding TIGR04282 family arsenosugar biosynthesis glycosyltransferase has protein sequence MRATDAASTCAIAVMAKAPQSGRSKTRLCPPLTPDQAARLSAAFLRDTTESLRAACANAPIAAYAAYAPTGTETQIAPHLAQGTALLLADGHIPVPAGVEGFGRCLFQAIAALLARGHAAACVLSSDTPTLPTRILTAAADILLAPGDRAVLGACEDGGYYLLGLKRAHARPFAEIAWSSDTVAATTRARVREAGLDLVELDPWYDVDDATALARLVAGRDGYPAPETRATLAALDVAAPLADASA, from the coding sequence ATGCGCGCGACCGACGCGGCGTCGACCTGCGCCATCGCGGTCATGGCGAAGGCCCCGCAGAGCGGCCGGTCGAAGACGCGCCTCTGCCCGCCGCTCACGCCGGACCAGGCGGCCCGGCTCAGCGCGGCGTTCCTGCGCGACACGACCGAGAGCCTGCGCGCCGCCTGCGCGAACGCGCCGATCGCCGCATACGCCGCCTATGCGCCGACGGGCACGGAGACGCAGATCGCGCCCCACCTCGCCCAAGGAACCGCGCTGCTGCTGGCCGACGGGCACATTCCGGTGCCCGCGGGCGTGGAGGGCTTCGGTCGCTGCCTGTTCCAGGCGATCGCGGCGCTGCTCGCGCGCGGCCATGCGGCGGCCTGTGTCCTGTCCTCGGACACGCCGACTCTTCCGACGCGGATCCTGACGGCGGCGGCCGATATCCTCTTGGCGCCGGGCGACAGGGCCGTCCTGGGCGCCTGCGAGGATGGCGGCTACTACCTTCTCGGCCTGAAGCGCGCCCATGCGCGCCCCTTCGCCGAGATCGCCTGGAGCAGCGACACGGTCGCGGCCACGACCCGCGCGCGGGTGCGGGAGGCCGGACTCGATCTCGTCGAGCTCGATCCCTGGTACGACGTGGACGACGCGACCGCCCTGGCGCGCCTCGTCGCCGGGCGCGACGGCTATCCCGCGCCCGAGACACGCGCCACCCTCGCGGCGCTCGACGTCGCTGCGCCCCTTGCGGACGCGTCCGCGTGA
- a CDS encoding glycosyltransferase 87 family protein: MNRGLAPPAQRLAWLGFALATIEIGALAIHVPGADTVGSATRANLFVAVVAAGLIPYFLAVRLILRERLPGRALWLVLGLAAAMRAALLPAPPFLSSDIYRYVWDGRVQAAGTNPYRFIPADPALAPLRDAAVYPLINRRDYARTIYPPAAQVVFAAVGRISDTVVAMKLAMLAFEALGVLALLGVLRIAGLPPERILIYAWNPLALWSFACDGHVDAVGIGLLGLALWLRARHRGTLAGAALAAATLVKVLPIAVAPAFVRGGTLLGPALAGLAVIALLYLPYLGAGHDVFSFFAGYGAEEGYDTGIGYWLLAGLGHLGVSPASLRLPYLAFAAVGLATLALGIAFRRDRQAAPDAVTLCRDTAVLAALTTCAASPHYAWYYPWISLPAVVAPIPAIIWMGSAPILFLIDPFNDRFLWPALVFVPALLLAAGASWRSRRTVPIPVHGAAR, from the coding sequence GTGAACCGGGGGCTGGCGCCGCCTGCGCAGCGGCTCGCGTGGCTGGGCTTCGCCCTCGCGACGATCGAGATCGGCGCGCTGGCGATCCATGTGCCCGGCGCTGACACGGTCGGCTCCGCGACGCGCGCCAACCTGTTCGTCGCCGTCGTGGCGGCCGGGCTCATCCCCTATTTCCTGGCCGTGCGGCTGATCCTGCGGGAGCGCCTGCCGGGCCGGGCCCTGTGGCTCGTGCTCGGCCTCGCCGCGGCGATGCGGGCCGCGCTGCTGCCGGCGCCGCCGTTCCTGTCGAGCGACATCTACCGCTACGTCTGGGATGGCCGCGTGCAGGCCGCCGGGACCAACCCCTACCGCTTCATTCCCGCCGATCCGGCGCTGGCGCCCCTGCGCGACGCGGCGGTCTATCCCCTGATCAACCGGCGGGACTATGCTCGGACCATCTATCCCCCCGCCGCGCAGGTCGTGTTCGCGGCGGTGGGCCGGATCTCCGACACGGTCGTGGCGATGAAGCTCGCGATGCTGGCCTTCGAGGCGCTCGGCGTGCTGGCCCTGCTCGGCGTGCTGCGGATCGCCGGCCTGCCCCCGGAGCGGATCCTCATCTATGCCTGGAATCCGCTGGCCCTGTGGTCCTTCGCGTGCGACGGGCACGTCGATGCCGTCGGCATCGGGCTGCTCGGCCTCGCCCTGTGGCTGCGCGCTCGCCATCGCGGAACCCTCGCGGGGGCGGCCCTGGCCGCCGCGACGCTCGTGAAGGTGCTGCCGATCGCCGTGGCGCCCGCCTTCGTGCGCGGCGGGACATTGCTCGGGCCGGCGCTGGCGGGCCTCGCGGTGATCGCGCTCCTGTATCTCCCCTATCTCGGCGCCGGCCACGACGTGTTCAGCTTCTTCGCCGGCTACGGCGCTGAGGAGGGCTACGACACCGGCATCGGCTACTGGCTGCTCGCCGGCCTCGGACATCTCGGTGTCTCACCCGCATCGCTGCGGCTGCCTTATCTCGCGTTCGCGGCCGTGGGCCTCGCCACGCTCGCGCTCGGCATCGCGTTCCGAAGGGATCGGCAGGCCGCCCCCGACGCCGTCACGCTCTGCCGGGACACGGCCGTGCTCGCCGCCCTCACCACCTGCGCGGCGAGCCCGCACTATGCGTGGTATTACCCGTGGATCAGCCTCCCCGCGGTGGTGGCGCCGATCCCGGCGATCATCTGGATGGGCTCGGCGCCGATCCTGTTCCTGATCGACCCGTTCAACGACCGCTTCCTCTGGCCGGCGCTGGTATTCGTCCCGGCGCTCCTTCTGGCGGCCGGCGCATCCTGGCGGAGCCGCCGCACCGTCCCGATCCCCGTGCACGGAGCTGCCCGATGA
- a CDS encoding radical SAM protein produces MTASAAPTDPRRYFEAVDARRTETAEALPVCLYLEVTNRCNLLCETCPRTFETLEPPADMSWALFTRIVDQVPNVARVVLHGVGEPMLVRDLPRMVRYLKDRGTYVLFNTNGTLMQPRRFRELIDTGLDELRVSLDAADRASYRRVRGKDFFDRIVRDVGKFVAFQNAIGATTPRVSLWLTGLKETVDQLPAFVRLAAEMGVTEVHLQRLVFDEAGYGMARADLSLFESTQAAEAAAITEAEAIGRALGVTLDASGATEPGLSLKRQEDRAWATCRRPWSLMYFTAHGRALPCCIAPFSVRGYSNYTLGDATQATLRGIWNGTAYRDFRTALLSDAPPAPCQNCGLRWSL; encoded by the coding sequence ATGACCGCTTCGGCCGCCCCGACGGACCCGCGCCGCTACTTCGAGGCGGTCGACGCCCGCCGCACCGAGACCGCCGAGGCGCTCCCCGTTTGCCTCTATCTGGAGGTCACGAACCGCTGCAACCTGCTGTGCGAGACCTGCCCGCGCACCTTCGAGACCCTGGAGCCGCCGGCCGACATGAGCTGGGCGCTGTTCACCCGGATCGTCGACCAAGTGCCGAACGTCGCCCGGGTCGTGCTCCACGGAGTCGGTGAGCCGATGCTCGTCAGGGACCTGCCGCGGATGGTCCGCTATCTGAAGGACCGCGGCACCTACGTCCTGTTCAACACCAACGGCACCCTGATGCAGCCGAGGCGCTTCCGGGAGCTGATCGACACCGGGCTCGACGAGCTGCGCGTCTCCCTCGACGCCGCCGACCGGGCCTCGTACCGCAGGGTGCGCGGCAAGGACTTCTTCGACCGGATCGTGCGCGACGTCGGCAAGTTCGTCGCGTTCCAGAACGCGATCGGTGCCACGACGCCCCGCGTCTCGCTCTGGCTCACGGGTCTCAAGGAGACCGTGGACCAGCTCCCGGCCTTCGTGCGACTGGCGGCCGAGATGGGCGTGACCGAGGTGCATTTGCAGCGCCTCGTCTTCGACGAGGCCGGGTACGGCATGGCCCGAGCCGACCTGTCGCTCTTCGAGAGCACGCAGGCCGCCGAGGCCGCGGCGATCACCGAGGCCGAGGCGATCGGGCGGGCGCTCGGCGTGACGCTGGACGCCTCGGGCGCGACCGAGCCGGGGCTCAGCCTCAAGCGGCAGGAGGATCGCGCCTGGGCGACGTGTCGCCGGCCCTGGTCGCTGATGTACTTCACCGCCCACGGACGGGCGCTGCCCTGCTGCATCGCGCCGTTCTCGGTGCGCGGCTATTCCAACTATACGCTGGGCGACGCGACGCAGGCGACGCTCCGGGGGATCTGGAACGGGACCGCCTACCGCGACTTCCGCACCGCGCTCCTCTCCGACGCGCCGCCGGCCCCGTGCCAGAACTGCGGCCTGCGGTGGAGCCTCTAG
- a CDS encoding glycosyltransferase family 2 protein, whose product MPAATIYPVSVVIPTLNEVATIAAAIRELPAAYAGDVIVSDGGSADGTQDAARCAGARVIDAGRGYGRACAAGAAAAKADSRVIVYLDGDGADRGDLIGDIAGPVLAGSYDFVLASRTRGTREPGSMLWHQVLAGRLAGLGIGLRYGVRYTDMCAFRAIDRSALDRLRLREPTYGWNIEMQMQAARAGLRILEVPVPYRRRLGGTSKVAGSLGGTVRAGGKIISTYLRVAARPAGR is encoded by the coding sequence ATGCCGGCGGCCACGATATACCCGGTCAGCGTCGTGATCCCGACGCTGAACGAGGTGGCGACGATCGCCGCGGCGATCCGGGAGCTGCCCGCGGCCTATGCGGGCGACGTCATCGTATCCGACGGCGGCTCTGCCGACGGGACGCAGGACGCGGCACGATGCGCCGGCGCCCGTGTCATCGATGCCGGGCGCGGTTACGGGCGAGCCTGTGCGGCGGGTGCCGCCGCCGCCAAAGCGGACAGCCGCGTCATCGTCTACCTCGACGGCGACGGTGCCGACCGCGGAGACCTGATTGGGGACATCGCAGGCCCGGTGCTCGCGGGATCGTACGACTTCGTCCTTGCCTCGCGCACCCGCGGGACGCGGGAGCCCGGTTCGATGCTGTGGCATCAGGTGCTGGCGGGTCGGCTCGCCGGGCTCGGCATCGGTCTGCGCTACGGCGTCCGCTATACCGACATGTGCGCCTTCCGCGCGATTGACCGATCGGCTCTCGACCGCCTCCGCCTGCGCGAGCCGACCTATGGCTGGAACATCGAGATGCAGATGCAGGCTGCCCGGGCAGGCCTGCGTATCCTCGAGGTTCCGGTGCCCTATCGCCGCCGCCTGGGCGGCACCTCGAAGGTGGCCGGGTCCCTCGGTGGCACGGTTCGCGCGGGCGGCAAGATCATCTCCACCTATCTGCGCGTCGCTGCGCGGCCGGCCGGCCGCTGA
- a CDS encoding glutathione S-transferase N-terminal domain-containing protein codes for MIDLYAWNTPNGRKISVALEEMSLAYRVKPVDITQGRQHEPDFLAISPNNRIPAIVDPEGPDGAPISVFESGAILLYLAEKTGHFLPEDRRLRVAVLEWLMWQMGGFGPMPGQVHHFLNVAEKDRAYGLARYLAETRRLYGVLDRRLAQVEYVAGPLSVADFAILGWAWRHERHQVDLADYPHVARWYRTLMDRPAVQRGFAVALD; via the coding sequence ATGATCGACCTGTATGCCTGGAACACGCCCAACGGACGCAAGATCAGCGTGGCGTTGGAGGAGATGTCCCTGGCCTACCGGGTCAAGCCGGTGGACATAACCCAGGGGCGGCAGCACGAACCCGACTTCCTCGCCATCAGTCCGAACAACCGCATCCCGGCAATCGTGGACCCCGAGGGGCCGGATGGCGCGCCCATCTCGGTCTTCGAATCCGGGGCCATCCTTCTGTATCTCGCGGAGAAGACGGGCCACTTCCTTCCGGAGGATCGGCGGCTTCGCGTCGCGGTGCTCGAATGGCTGATGTGGCAGATGGGCGGCTTCGGGCCGATGCCCGGTCAGGTCCACCATTTCCTCAACGTGGCCGAGAAGGACCGTGCCTACGGGCTCGCGCGCTATCTGGCCGAGACGCGGCGACTCTACGGTGTGCTTGATCGCCGTCTCGCTCAGGTCGAGTATGTGGCGGGTCCGCTGTCCGTCGCGGACTTTGCGATTCTCGGCTGGGCGTGGCGGCACGAACGCCATCAGGTGGATCTGGCCGATTACCCGCACGTCGCGCGCTGGTATCGCACGCTGATGGATCGACCGGCTGTTCAGCGAGGCTTTGCCGTGGCCCTGGACTGA
- a CDS encoding N-acetylglutaminylglutamine amidotransferase: MCGICGDISFDGPADPAAVAAMMGSLRPRGPDGEGLFGAGRVVFGHRRLKIIDLSEAGQQPMVDPALGLAIVFNGCIYNFRTLRSELEAKGYAFFSTSDTEVVLKAYHAWGKACVERFYGMFAFAILERDSGRVVLARDRLGVKPLYYSATPGRFRFASSLPALLAAGGVDTAIDPAALHHYMSWHAGVPAPLTILKGVRKLAPATILTLEADGTRREEIYWTVTIGPRADDRGMTEADWREAVLETLGTAVERRQVADVPTGVLLSGGLDSSILVALLARKGQAGLKTFSVGFDAVNGVEGDEFKYSDIIARTFETDHTKLAVDGSRTLEALPAAIAAMSEPQMSHDAVAFLLLSQEVAKHVTVIQSGQGADEVFGGYHWYPKLMGSTDPVADYAKAYFDRDHAEMREALAPDMVSGDYSTDYLVDFFSTSMSAGAIDKTLQLDQQIMMVDDPVKRVDNMTMACGLEARVPFLDHDLVELAARIPAELKVRDGGKYILKEAARAVVPAEVIDRKKGYFPVPALKHIRGPFLDFVRDVLERPEARARGIFNRRYVDHLLADPDGTLTPKGNSKLWQVALLESWLQTHSV, encoded by the coding sequence ATGTGCGGGATATGCGGCGACATCAGCTTCGACGGACCAGCCGACCCCGCTGCCGTGGCGGCCATGATGGGAAGCCTTCGCCCGCGCGGACCGGACGGCGAGGGTCTGTTCGGCGCGGGCCGCGTCGTCTTCGGGCACCGTCGGCTGAAGATCATCGATCTGTCCGAGGCCGGTCAGCAGCCGATGGTCGATCCGGCGCTCGGCCTCGCCATCGTCTTCAACGGCTGCATCTACAATTTCCGCACGCTCCGCTCGGAGTTGGAGGCGAAGGGCTACGCCTTCTTCTCGACCAGCGACACGGAAGTCGTTCTGAAGGCCTATCACGCCTGGGGAAAGGCCTGCGTCGAGCGCTTCTACGGGATGTTCGCCTTCGCGATCCTCGAGCGCGATTCGGGCCGCGTCGTGCTGGCCCGCGACCGGCTCGGGGTGAAGCCGCTCTATTACAGCGCGACGCCGGGCCGCTTCCGCTTCGCGTCCTCGCTGCCGGCCCTGCTGGCGGCCGGCGGCGTCGACACGGCGATCGATCCGGCCGCGCTGCACCACTACATGAGCTGGCACGCGGGCGTGCCCGCGCCGCTGACCATTCTCAAGGGCGTGCGGAAACTCGCACCGGCGACCATCCTCACCCTGGAGGCGGATGGGACGCGCCGCGAGGAGATCTACTGGACGGTGACGATCGGACCGCGCGCGGACGATCGGGGGATGACCGAGGCGGATTGGCGCGAGGCCGTGCTGGAGACCCTCGGCACCGCGGTGGAGCGCCGGCAGGTCGCCGACGTGCCGACCGGGGTCCTGCTGTCGGGCGGGCTCGACAGCTCGATCCTGGTGGCACTGCTCGCCCGCAAGGGCCAGGCGGGCCTGAAAACCTTCTCGGTCGGATTCGACGCGGTCAACGGCGTCGAGGGCGATGAATTCAAGTATTCGGACATCATCGCGCGCACGTTTGAGACCGACCACACCAAGCTGGCCGTTGACGGATCCCGCACCCTGGAGGCGCTGCCCGCGGCGATCGCCGCCATGTCCGAGCCGCAGATGAGCCACGACGCGGTGGCGTTCCTGCTCCTGTCGCAGGAGGTCGCCAAGCACGTCACGGTGATCCAGAGCGGGCAGGGGGCCGACGAGGTGTTCGGCGGCTACCACTGGTATCCGAAGCTGATGGGCTCGACCGATCCGGTCGCGGATTACGCCAAGGCCTATTTCGACCGGGACCACGCCGAGATGCGCGAGGCGCTGGCGCCCGACATGGTGAGCGGCGACTACAGCACCGACTATCTCGTCGATTTCTTCTCCACCTCCATGAGCGCGGGCGCCATCGACAAGACGCTTCAGCTCGATCAGCAGATCATGATGGTCGATGACCCGGTGAAGCGCGTCGACAACATGACGATGGCCTGCGGTCTCGAAGCGCGGGTGCCGTTCCTGGACCACGACCTCGTGGAACTCGCGGCCCGTATTCCGGCGGAGCTGAAGGTCCGAGACGGCGGCAAGTACATCCTGAAAGAGGCGGCGCGGGCGGTCGTCCCGGCCGAGGTCATCGACCGGAAGAAGGGTTACTTCCCGGTCCCGGCCCTGAAGCACATCCGCGGGCCCTTCCTCGATTTCGTTCGGGACGTGCTCGAACGGCCGGAGGCGCGTGCCCGCGGCATCTTCAACCGCCGCTACGTCGACCACCTGCTCGCGGATCCGGACGGGACCCTCACGCCAAAGGGCAATTCCAAGCTCTGGCAGGTTGCCCTGCTGGAGAGTTGGCTGCAGACGCACAGCGTCTGA
- a CDS encoding class II glutamine amidotransferase, protein MCRWIAYAGRTIPLEHYVTEPSHSLVSQSIHALESTAATNGDGFGLGWYGDHPEPGRYREVQPAWSDDNLRYLCRHLHSHLFFAHVRAATGTPITRPNCHPFACGPWLFMHNGYIGDWSRLRRPVEAMIPDALYPSRAGTTDSEAIFLGLLGCGLMGDGPRRDPVEATTRALKRLTELAGEHPFRFTAALADGRDLYAFRYAANDKANSLYYRASEGGVVIASEPLDRDHGTWTAVAENSVVVARRNEPVTILPLAPFGLGQPAPDAAPRRLRA, encoded by the coding sequence ATGTGCCGCTGGATCGCCTACGCGGGACGCACCATCCCGCTGGAGCACTACGTCACCGAGCCGTCTCACAGCCTCGTGTCGCAGAGTATCCACGCCCTCGAATCGACCGCGGCCACCAATGGCGACGGCTTCGGGCTCGGCTGGTACGGCGACCACCCCGAGCCCGGCCGCTATCGCGAGGTGCAGCCCGCGTGGTCCGACGATAACCTGCGCTACCTGTGCCGGCACCTGCACTCGCATCTGTTCTTCGCGCATGTGCGGGCCGCGACGGGCACGCCGATCACCCGGCCGAACTGCCACCCCTTCGCGTGCGGTCCCTGGCTGTTCATGCACAACGGCTATATCGGCGACTGGAGCCGCCTGCGCCGGCCCGTCGAAGCGATGATCCCCGACGCGCTCTACCCGTCGCGGGCCGGAACGACAGATTCCGAGGCGATCTTCCTCGGGCTTCTCGGCTGCGGCCTGATGGGCGACGGTCCGCGGCGCGATCCCGTGGAGGCGACGACGCGGGCGCTCAAGCGGCTCACCGAGCTCGCGGGGGAGCATCCGTTCCGGTTTACCGCCGCCCTCGCCGACGGGCGGGACCTCTACGCATTCCGCTATGCGGCCAACGACAAGGCCAACTCGCTCTATTATCGCGCTTCGGAGGGCGGTGTGGTCATCGCGTCCGAGCCACTCGATCGCGACCACGGCACATGGACCGCGGTGGCGGAGAACAGCGTCGTGGTCGCGCGGCGGAACGAGCCCGTGACGATCCTGCCGCTCGCGCCGTTCGGCCTCGGGCAACCAGCACCGGACGCGGCCCCCCGCCGCCTGCGGGCCTGA